A region of Acetomicrobium sp. S15 = DSM 107314 DNA encodes the following proteins:
- the glmU gene encoding bifunctional UDP-N-acetylglucosamine diphosphorylase/glucosamine-1-phosphate N-acetyltransferase GlmU gives MGRVGALVLAAGKGTRMKGSLSKVMLPVLGEPMLYYPLRALSEAGIKDIAVVVGWGGEAVESYLASRWPDVAVLWQREQLGTGHALMVAEPWWASLDELLVLPGDVPLVGADVLEALSRRHMDEMTEATFLTMTLDDPSGYGRVIQVDGRVRIVEDKDASQAERSIQEVNSGIYAFNAASLADLIHRLDNDNAQKEYYLTDVVRLLSADGKRVAVLNWPDPEELMGVNDPVQLAQAAVMLRDRLLYRWMKEFGLKCLDPNSVWIGPEVSFEEDVWIDPWVELWGKSSIGGGSRIASFTVIRNSKLGSGVQVRGHVVMEDSVVGDGAAIGPFAHLRNGAEVGEGAHVGKFVEIKNSTIAHGSKVPHLSYIGDAVIGEETNIGAGTITCNFDGRRKHQTRIGDRCFVGSDTMLVAPVSLGDDSYTGAGSVITRDVPEGALAIARARQRNLKGWAKKKKEEER, from the coding sequence ATGGGGAGGGTAGGTGCTCTTGTCCTGGCTGCTGGCAAGGGGACGCGCATGAAGGGAAGCCTTAGCAAAGTGATGCTCCCGGTATTGGGAGAGCCTATGCTCTATTATCCCTTGAGGGCTCTCAGCGAGGCCGGCATAAAGGACATAGCTGTCGTAGTCGGTTGGGGCGGCGAGGCGGTGGAGTCATACCTGGCCTCCAGATGGCCAGATGTGGCGGTGCTCTGGCAGAGAGAGCAGTTGGGTACCGGACATGCCTTGATGGTTGCCGAGCCTTGGTGGGCATCGCTTGATGAGCTGCTCGTTTTACCTGGCGATGTCCCGCTCGTCGGCGCAGATGTATTGGAGGCACTGTCGAGGCGTCATATGGACGAGATGACCGAGGCCACCTTTTTGACCATGACCCTCGACGATCCGTCAGGCTACGGCAGGGTGATCCAGGTGGACGGAAGGGTGCGCATAGTCGAGGACAAAGATGCCTCTCAGGCGGAGCGTTCGATCCAGGAGGTCAATAGCGGCATATATGCCTTCAACGCGGCTTCTTTAGCGGATTTGATCCACCGCTTGGATAACGATAACGCCCAAAAGGAGTATTACCTCACTGACGTGGTTCGATTGCTCTCTGCGGATGGAAAGCGCGTGGCCGTGTTGAACTGGCCGGATCCCGAAGAGCTCATGGGAGTCAACGACCCCGTTCAGCTCGCTCAAGCTGCTGTCATGCTGCGAGACAGGTTGCTTTACCGTTGGATGAAGGAATTTGGCCTGAAGTGCCTCGATCCTAACAGCGTGTGGATCGGCCCCGAGGTCTCCTTCGAGGAGGACGTGTGGATAGATCCGTGGGTCGAGCTGTGGGGCAAAAGTTCAATCGGGGGCGGCAGCCGCATCGCCAGCTTCACCGTAATAAGGAATAGTAAGCTCGGAAGCGGCGTGCAGGTGCGCGGACATGTGGTTATGGAAGATAGCGTCGTGGGCGATGGTGCCGCTATTGGCCCCTTTGCGCATCTTCGTAACGGCGCGGAGGTTGGCGAAGGGGCTCACGTGGGGAAATTCGTGGAGATCAAGAATTCCACCATAGCTCACGGCAGCAAGGTCCCCCATCTTTCTTATATAGGCGATGCTGTCATAGGCGAGGAGACGAACATAGGAGCCGGAACGATAACGTGCAACTTCGATGGCCGCAGGAAGCATCAAACACGCATAGGTGACCGTTGTTTCGTGGGCAGCGACACGATGCTCGTGGCTCCGGTGTCGCTCGGCGACGATTCATATACCGGGGCGGGGTCGGTCATCACGCGCGATGTCCCAGAGGGCGCCCTCGCCATAGCCAGGGCGAGGCAGCGCAACCTGAAAGGATGGGCAAAGAAAAAGAAGGAGGAAGAAAGGTAG
- a CDS encoding ribose-phosphate diphosphokinase, which translates to MADRLREIKIFSGSAHPEFAQRVSENLRVPLSSAKVGRFSDGEVSVSIEESVRGADVYVIQPTCPPVNENLMELLILIDALKRASAYQINVVMPYFGYARQDRKTRSREPITAKLVANLLEKAGANRVISADLHAGQIQGFFDIPVDHLTAIPLMASYCHKALKEELKEGKVAVAAPDIGGVVRARRFALQINADLAIIDKRRSYEVANYCEVLEIIGDVRGKTVVMIDDMIDTAGTVSKASEALIKRGAEKVYVCATHGILSGPAIENLSKLDENGRPFIDQVVLTDTIPLPKEKRLDKIIQLSIASLFAEAINRVHSDHSVSILFR; encoded by the coding sequence ATGGCGGATAGGCTTAGGGAAATAAAGATTTTTTCTGGTAGCGCCCATCCGGAGTTTGCCCAAAGGGTGAGCGAAAACCTTCGCGTGCCCCTCTCGAGCGCGAAGGTCGGCAGGTTTTCCGACGGCGAGGTCAGCGTCTCAATCGAAGAGAGCGTCAGGGGTGCAGACGTCTACGTTATACAGCCGACCTGCCCCCCGGTGAACGAAAACCTAATGGAACTGTTAATCCTCATAGATGCGCTCAAGCGGGCCTCGGCCTATCAGATAAACGTGGTGATGCCCTACTTCGGCTATGCCAGGCAGGACAGGAAGACGCGGTCGCGAGAGCCGATCACGGCGAAGCTCGTAGCGAACCTTTTGGAAAAAGCCGGAGCCAATCGCGTCATATCCGCCGACCTCCACGCGGGGCAAATACAGGGTTTCTTCGATATCCCGGTTGACCATCTTACGGCCATTCCTCTTATGGCTTCTTACTGCCACAAAGCGCTCAAGGAAGAACTTAAGGAGGGGAAAGTGGCCGTGGCCGCGCCCGACATAGGCGGCGTGGTCAGGGCGCGTCGCTTTGCCCTTCAGATAAATGCGGATCTCGCTATAATAGATAAGAGGCGCTCCTATGAGGTGGCCAATTACTGTGAGGTCTTGGAGATCATAGGCGATGTGAGGGGCAAGACTGTCGTGATGATCGACGACATGATAGACACGGCAGGAACGGTCTCTAAGGCGTCTGAGGCGCTGATCAAAAGAGGGGCCGAAAAGGTCTACGTGTGCGCCACTCACGGCATTTTGTCCGGGCCGGCCATAGAGAACTTGAGCAAGCTCGACGAAAACGGCAGGCCCTTTATAGACCAGGTGGTGCTCACGGACACGATCCCCTTGCCCAAGGAAAAAAGACTGGATAAAATCATACAGCTTTCGATAGCCTCGCTATTTGCGGAAGCCATAAACCGAGTCCATTCGGATCATTCGGTGAGCATTCTCTTCAGATGA
- a CDS encoding 50S ribosomal protein L25, whose translation MVNIELKERSVVGKEGNKKLRAQGYVPAVFYGPNYSEGLPVQVVEKEIEPYANSAHWETVMFEALLPNGGREMAIMREIQRNPVTDRILHIDFYQLIKGHTVAVEVPVELIGRERCEGVKKGGMLEQYVHALEIEVLPAHMPDVLRVDVSSLDLGGAIHASDVPLPEGAALLSDPQALVVAVYVPAAVEEAVTEEVPVQTEPETIKVKGIKEEEE comes from the coding sequence ATGGTTAATATAGAGCTCAAAGAGAGAAGTGTAGTGGGCAAAGAGGGGAACAAAAAGCTCAGAGCTCAAGGGTATGTGCCGGCGGTGTTCTATGGCCCGAATTATAGTGAGGGCCTGCCCGTGCAGGTGGTGGAGAAGGAAATAGAACCCTACGCCAATTCGGCGCACTGGGAGACCGTGATGTTCGAGGCGCTTTTGCCGAACGGGGGCAGGGAGATGGCCATAATGAGGGAGATCCAGCGCAATCCCGTCACAGACCGGATCCTCCACATCGACTTCTATCAACTGATCAAAGGCCATACGGTGGCTGTCGAGGTTCCCGTCGAGCTCATCGGCAGGGAGCGGTGCGAAGGGGTTAAGAAGGGCGGAATGTTGGAGCAGTACGTACACGCGCTTGAGATAGAGGTACTGCCCGCGCATATGCCGGATGTCCTGAGGGTCGATGTCTCCTCCCTCGACCTCGGCGGAGCGATTCACGCCTCCGATGTCCCTTTGCCCGAGGGTGCCGCGCTGCTTTCTGATCCCCAGGCCTTAGTGGTAGCAGTATACGTCCCAGCAGCAGTTGAGGAAGCGGTTACAGAAGAGGTCCCCGTCCAAACCGAACCTGAAACGATCAAAGTAAAGGGCATAAAGGAGGAAGAGGAGTAG
- the pth gene encoding aminoacyl-tRNA hydrolase, producing MSLRLCVGLGNPGPRYAMTRHNMGWLAIDALLEHLEVSTEATFACSAMLWGPLSWKERELLLLKPITYMNLSGKAVKAASARFSVPAEHILVIYDDVALPFGRLRLRAAGSAGGHHGMASILGAMGTLAVPRLRIGIGSPADGDVASWVLSDFVDEELAQLPEVMSRCVQAVEAWFSMDVERAVSYVNDRLRGGSS from the coding sequence GTGAGCCTTCGCCTCTGCGTGGGGTTGGGAAACCCCGGCCCTCGTTATGCCATGACGCGACACAACATGGGATGGCTCGCCATTGATGCCCTTTTGGAGCATTTAGAGGTATCGACTGAGGCTACGTTTGCCTGCTCGGCCATGCTTTGGGGGCCATTGAGTTGGAAAGAAAGAGAGCTCTTGCTCTTGAAGCCCATCACTTATATGAACTTGAGCGGCAAGGCGGTAAAAGCCGCCTCGGCTCGGTTTAGCGTTCCCGCTGAGCATATTTTAGTGATCTACGACGATGTCGCGCTGCCGTTCGGGCGGCTCAGGCTGAGAGCAGCGGGGAGCGCAGGCGGGCACCACGGCATGGCTTCGATTCTCGGCGCCATGGGGACGCTTGCCGTGCCAAGGCTTCGCATAGGCATAGGTTCGCCGGCAGATGGCGATGTAGCCTCTTGGGTGCTCAGCGACTTTGTCGATGAAGAATTGGCCCAGTTGCCTGAGGTGATGAGCCGTTGCGTGCAGGCGGTTGAGGCGTGGTTTTCTATGGACGTGGAGAGGGCTGTGTCTTATGTGAACGACAGATTGCGGGGGGGATCTTCGTAG
- the mfd gene encoding transcription-repair coupling factor — MPHQVAVGAASTRLWDLDSGLWAAGEAISLLSEGASRPWICRDPEGPLLVVLPDSRQAKEFSSDWKGLFGRAPFLLEELPLLPEKVLQQAMWVRRGEMLRQWYRSGGVLVATPGALVAPFLLAETFFALAVGEEVGRDRFIRWLSEAGYERVDVVWAPGQFVVRGGIVDLFDPGLRHPLRVEFFDETVESMRAFSPENQRSLYSLEEVELCSLTGEEERSLLDFLAEDTHIVVFDPDNVESQADSFLWLWENLREETRSLPALSSWQELFLSLARFPRLRVSSAAGKGARLPVSSLPTFHGRFEEVEGFLKLWKEQGYEVCLYSKNEELKEWHLARGVECRAADISCGFIDHAVRKVFLAGSALGDIYLAPQEEAIRPPADWDEVLSVGQWVVHEDYGVAQFLGTQPVEVDGGPQEFLKLEFAEGKRLLLPAFQLYKISPYVSPSGLEASPDHLDRKTWKRSLESAKRRAEEAAKELVELYAKREGLKGYAFPPDGELLARFERTFSYDETPDQLRAIEAIKRDMESPLPMDRLVVGDVGYGKTEIAMRAAFKAVEGGKQVAILVPTTLLAQQHYATFKSRLVGFPVSVEVLSRFVPQRRQAQILRDVEEGKVDILIGTHRLLQKDVRFKDLGLVVIDEEHRFGVKHKEHLKKMKSQVDVLAISATPIPRTLHMALSGLRDISVISTPPKNRRPVITVVNPWRDELVKKAIVREMARGGQVIFVHNRVQSIKECAARLRALLPSARIGIAHGQMEEGRLDKVMVDFLDGKLDVLVCTTIVESGLDIARANTLIVDDAKRFGLAQLYQLRGRVGRRDEQAFAYFLYPAEHPLSRETQERLEAIAEFTELGSGYQLSLRDLQIRGGGEMLGLSQHGHGDKVGLYLYYKLLEEAILKARGEAARKVALVEVKLPLGIPPSYIPQDSVRVALYRRLLKADSGPEVDELAIEIGDRFGPPPEAVRLLLACARLRAQLHLVGVEYARCTWDETLVTGEAEGLKSLVSGLPGWVVQGNKAIGPGGPRAVMALASRLEAFSAEGISGR; from the coding sequence ATGCCACATCAGGTTGCCGTAGGGGCTGCTTCCACGCGCCTTTGGGATCTGGATTCTGGCCTGTGGGCTGCGGGGGAAGCCATTTCTCTCCTTTCGGAGGGGGCGTCCAGGCCTTGGATATGCAGGGATCCTGAAGGCCCCTTACTTGTCGTGTTGCCCGATTCCAGGCAGGCGAAGGAGTTTTCAAGCGACTGGAAAGGGCTTTTCGGCAGGGCGCCGTTTTTGCTAGAGGAATTACCTCTCCTTCCCGAGAAGGTCTTACAGCAGGCCATGTGGGTCAGGAGAGGCGAAATGCTCCGCCAATGGTATAGGAGCGGCGGTGTCCTCGTAGCCACTCCGGGGGCCTTGGTCGCTCCATTTCTGCTTGCTGAAACCTTCTTTGCGCTCGCAGTAGGAGAAGAGGTAGGGCGAGACAGGTTCATCAGGTGGCTTTCCGAAGCCGGTTACGAACGAGTCGATGTGGTGTGGGCACCCGGTCAGTTTGTGGTGAGAGGAGGCATAGTGGACCTCTTCGATCCGGGCTTGCGCCATCCCTTGAGAGTGGAATTTTTCGACGAGACCGTAGAATCGATGCGCGCCTTCTCGCCGGAGAACCAGCGCAGCCTCTATAGCCTCGAAGAGGTCGAGCTCTGCTCGCTGACGGGCGAAGAGGAGCGCTCGCTGCTCGACTTCTTGGCGGAGGACACCCATATCGTAGTCTTCGACCCGGACAACGTGGAATCGCAGGCCGATTCGTTCTTGTGGTTGTGGGAAAACCTGCGGGAGGAAACCCGGTCCCTCCCCGCCCTTTCGTCTTGGCAGGAGCTTTTCCTCTCCCTGGCCCGTTTTCCGAGGCTTCGCGTTTCGTCCGCTGCCGGCAAGGGGGCGCGCTTGCCTGTATCTTCCTTACCGACCTTCCACGGCAGATTCGAGGAGGTAGAGGGGTTCCTCAAGCTTTGGAAGGAACAAGGTTACGAAGTTTGTCTCTACTCCAAAAACGAGGAGCTAAAAGAATGGCATCTCGCTCGCGGCGTCGAATGTCGCGCCGCCGACATCTCCTGCGGCTTTATAGATCACGCCGTGAGGAAGGTCTTTTTGGCGGGGTCCGCCCTCGGCGATATCTACCTTGCGCCGCAGGAAGAAGCGATACGTCCGCCTGCCGACTGGGATGAGGTCTTATCTGTAGGGCAGTGGGTGGTCCACGAGGATTACGGAGTGGCGCAGTTCCTTGGCACCCAGCCCGTAGAGGTGGACGGCGGACCTCAGGAGTTCTTGAAGCTCGAGTTCGCCGAGGGAAAGCGCCTCCTTTTGCCCGCCTTTCAGCTTTATAAAATTTCACCTTATGTGTCACCTTCAGGTTTAGAGGCATCTCCGGACCATCTGGATAGGAAGACATGGAAGCGTTCCCTCGAGAGCGCCAAGCGGAGGGCTGAGGAGGCGGCTAAGGAGCTCGTCGAGCTTTACGCCAAAAGAGAAGGGTTAAAGGGTTACGCCTTTCCTCCAGATGGCGAACTCCTTGCACGCTTCGAGCGCACCTTTTCCTACGACGAGACGCCAGATCAGCTCAGGGCAATTGAAGCCATAAAGAGGGATATGGAAAGCCCGCTGCCGATGGATCGCCTTGTCGTGGGCGACGTGGGTTACGGCAAGACAGAGATAGCGATGCGGGCCGCCTTTAAAGCCGTAGAGGGCGGCAAGCAGGTGGCGATTTTGGTTCCCACGACGCTCTTGGCTCAGCAGCATTATGCGACCTTCAAATCTCGCCTTGTAGGTTTTCCCGTATCCGTTGAGGTCCTATCCCGCTTCGTCCCTCAACGGCGCCAGGCGCAGATCTTGCGCGATGTGGAAGAGGGAAAAGTGGACATCTTGATAGGCACTCACAGGCTGCTGCAAAAAGACGTGCGCTTCAAGGACCTCGGCCTCGTTGTCATAGATGAGGAGCATCGCTTTGGCGTGAAGCATAAAGAGCATCTAAAGAAGATGAAAAGCCAGGTCGACGTGCTCGCCATATCGGCCACGCCCATACCGAGGACGCTTCACATGGCTCTCAGTGGATTGCGCGATATATCCGTGATCTCCACGCCGCCCAAAAACAGGCGCCCCGTCATAACGGTGGTCAACCCGTGGAGGGATGAGCTCGTCAAGAAAGCCATCGTGCGGGAGATGGCGCGTGGGGGACAGGTCATCTTCGTACATAATCGCGTGCAGAGCATAAAGGAGTGTGCCGCCAGGTTGCGGGCGCTCTTGCCGAGCGCGAGGATAGGCATAGCCCACGGCCAGATGGAAGAAGGTCGCCTTGATAAGGTCATGGTGGACTTTTTGGACGGAAAATTGGACGTTTTGGTCTGCACCACGATAGTAGAAAGCGGACTCGACATAGCGAGGGCCAACACGCTCATCGTCGACGACGCAAAGCGGTTCGGCTTGGCACAGCTCTACCAACTGCGCGGCCGCGTGGGCAGGAGAGACGAGCAGGCCTTCGCCTACTTCCTTTACCCTGCCGAGCATCCCCTGTCTCGGGAGACCCAGGAGAGGTTAGAGGCCATAGCTGAGTTCACCGAACTCGGCTCTGGGTATCAGCTTTCCTTAAGGGATCTGCAGATCCGCGGCGGCGGCGAAATGTTGGGCCTGTCTCAGCATGGCCACGGGGACAAGGTCGGCCTCTATCTGTATTACAAACTCCTTGAGGAGGCAATACTTAAGGCCAGGGGAGAAGCAGCTCGGAAGGTTGCCTTGGTAGAGGTTAAACTTCCCTTGGGCATACCTCCGTCTTACATACCCCAGGACAGCGTGAGGGTCGCGCTCTACCGCAGGCTCTTAAAGGCGGATTCGGGACCAGAGGTGGATGAGCTTGCCATAGAGATCGGGGATCGCTTCGGCCCGCCGCCGGAAGCGGTGCGCCTTCTTTTGGCTTGCGCTCGCTTGCGAGCGCAGCTCCACCTCGTTGGGGTAGAATATGCTCGCTGCACTTGGGATGAAACGTTGGTTACGGGTGAGGCGGAAGGGCTTAAATCTTTAGTCTCGGGGCTTCCAGGTTGGGTCGTTCAAGGCAACAAAGCCATAGGCCCAGGAGGCCCAAGAGCCGTTATGGCGTTGGCCTCTCGCCTCGAGGCGTTCTCTGCAGAAGGGATATCAGGCCGTTGA
- the mazG gene encoding nucleoside triphosphate pyrophosphohydrolase encodes MCEGELFERIVAIMKRLRSPDGCPWDRKQTFQTLTSHVIEEAYELVDALDREDKNGMCEESGDLLLQVVFVSQLAEEEGLFDIAQVLKRLEEKLIRRHPHVFGDLKAADSDEARRNWDRIKASERADKEDNSVIAGVPRGIPALLRAFQIQERAARVGFDWPKEGLLPLWEKISEEAQELKCAIDGECSEEIEEEVGDLLFATVNLSRHLGIDPERALQRTNEKFSTRFRFIEERVRESGRQWSSFSLEELDSLWRLAKTKT; translated from the coding sequence ATGTGCGAAGGCGAACTCTTCGAAAGGATCGTCGCTATAATGAAACGCCTCAGATCTCCGGACGGATGTCCCTGGGATCGTAAGCAGACGTTTCAAACCCTGACATCGCATGTCATAGAAGAGGCGTACGAGCTCGTGGATGCGCTGGACAGAGAGGACAAAAACGGCATGTGCGAGGAGAGCGGAGACCTGCTGCTTCAGGTGGTCTTCGTCTCGCAGTTGGCGGAAGAGGAAGGGCTTTTCGATATAGCTCAAGTGCTGAAAAGGCTCGAAGAAAAACTGATCCGCCGCCACCCCCATGTCTTCGGGGATCTGAAGGCGGCCGACAGCGACGAAGCGAGACGAAACTGGGATCGCATAAAGGCGAGCGAGCGCGCCGATAAGGAGGACAACTCCGTAATAGCCGGAGTGCCGCGCGGCATACCTGCGCTCCTCAGGGCCTTTCAAATCCAGGAGAGGGCTGCAAGGGTAGGTTTTGACTGGCCGAAGGAGGGTCTATTGCCCCTTTGGGAGAAGATTTCCGAGGAGGCACAGGAGCTCAAGTGCGCCATAGATGGAGAGTGCTCAGAGGAGATAGAAGAAGAGGTAGGGGATCTTCTCTTCGCGACGGTGAACCTGTCGCGCCATCTGGGTATCGACCCGGAGCGAGCCCTTCAGCGGACGAACGAAAAGTTTTCGACTCGCTTTCGGTTTATCGAGGAGCGCGTGAGGGAGAGTGGCCGCCAGTGGAGCAGCTTCTCATTAGAAGAACTTGATTCGTTGTGGCGATTGGCCAAGACGAAAACTTAA
- a CDS encoding pyruvate carboxylase subunit B produces the protein MMSDKGFGENATQKTVGITETSLRDGHQSLMATRMRTDDMLPVVDMMDEVGFHSLEVWGGATFDTCMRFLDEDPWERLRTLRRHFKKSKLQMLLRGQNVVGYRHYADDTVREFVKRAVGNGLDIIRIFDALNDLRNMEIAADQVKKEGAHLQMAISYTISPVHTLEAFLQMALDMVSMGADSICIKDMAGLLGPVDAYNLVKNIKEKANVPVQMHTHYTSGLASMAYMAAIMAGADVVDCAISPFAMGTSQPATETFVAALRGSPYDTGLNLGKLIPIAEYLKKVREKYSHLFMGMQGVDVNVLAYQIPGGMYSNFVSQLKEQNALDKLDTVLKEVERVRREMGYPPLVTPTSQLVGTQATLNVLVGERWKVVPREVQNYFLGLYGRPPAPVDPEVQRKVIGDQEPISCRPGEVIEPELEKAKEAIEPWILQPEDVLSYILFPAVAKDFLVRKYARTVKRDVGLGEALEGVAYPM, from the coding sequence ATGATGAGTGACAAGGGATTTGGAGAGAATGCAACTCAAAAGACAGTTGGCATCACGGAAACATCGTTGAGGGATGGACATCAGTCCCTCATGGCCACGCGCATGCGCACAGACGACATGCTCCCCGTGGTCGATATGATGGACGAAGTGGGGTTTCACTCTTTGGAAGTGTGGGGAGGGGCCACGTTCGACACCTGCATGCGATTCCTCGATGAGGATCCGTGGGAGAGGCTCCGCACGCTGAGGAGGCACTTCAAGAAGAGCAAACTTCAGATGCTGTTGCGCGGGCAGAACGTCGTAGGTTACCGCCATTATGCCGATGACACAGTAAGAGAGTTCGTGAAGCGCGCCGTCGGCAATGGCCTCGACATCATCCGCATCTTCGACGCCTTGAACGACTTGCGCAATATGGAGATAGCTGCGGATCAGGTCAAGAAGGAGGGTGCCCACCTTCAGATGGCGATCTCATATACCATATCGCCGGTCCATACGCTTGAAGCCTTCCTTCAGATGGCCCTCGACATGGTCAGCATGGGGGCGGATTCCATATGCATAAAGGACATGGCTGGCCTGCTCGGCCCCGTGGATGCCTACAACTTGGTCAAAAACATAAAAGAAAAGGCGAATGTACCTGTTCAAATGCACACTCACTACACGAGCGGTTTGGCCTCTATGGCGTATATGGCAGCTATAATGGCCGGGGCCGATGTGGTCGACTGTGCCATTTCTCCTTTCGCTATGGGAACGAGCCAACCTGCGACGGAGACCTTCGTCGCAGCCCTTCGCGGTAGCCCTTACGACACCGGCTTAAACCTGGGAAAGCTGATCCCCATAGCGGAATACCTTAAGAAGGTGCGCGAAAAGTACAGCCATCTCTTCATGGGAATGCAAGGCGTGGATGTGAACGTCCTCGCCTACCAGATTCCGGGCGGCATGTATTCCAACTTCGTAAGCCAGCTCAAGGAGCAAAACGCCTTGGACAAGCTCGATACCGTGCTGAAAGAAGTCGAGCGCGTGCGCCGCGAGATGGGCTACCCGCCGCTCGTAACGCCCACCAGTCAGCTCGTGGGGACGCAGGCCACCCTGAACGTCTTGGTGGGGGAGCGGTGGAAGGTGGTGCCCAGGGAGGTACAAAACTATTTCCTTGGGCTTTACGGCAGGCCACCTGCTCCCGTTGACCCCGAAGTACAGCGCAAGGTCATCGGCGATCAAGAGCCCATATCGTGCCGACCTGGCGAAGTCATAGAGCCGGAACTCGAGAAGGCGAAGGAAGCGATCGAACCGTGGATCTTGCAGCCAGAAGATGTCCTATCCTATATTCTCTTCCCGGCGGTTGCAAAGGACTTCTTGGTCCGCAAATACGCCAGGACCGTAAAGCGCGACGTAGGGTTGGGGGAGGCGTTGGAAGGGGTAGCCTATCCCATGTAA
- a CDS encoding NifU family protein — protein sequence MTVEKIQETIDKDIRPALQSHGGDVEFLGYDDATKTVRIRLTGACGSCPFAQETLRLHVEATLKKAFPEISKVARA from the coding sequence GTGACCGTAGAGAAGATTCAGGAAACCATCGATAAGGACATTCGCCCGGCGCTTCAAAGCCACGGCGGAGATGTGGAGTTCTTGGGCTACGACGATGCTACTAAGACGGTGCGTATTCGTCTCACTGGGGCTTGCGGTTCGTGCCCCTTTGCACAGGAGACGCTTCGTCTTCATGTAGAAGCGACCTTGAAAAAAGCGTTCCCCGAGATCTCCAAAGTAGCGCGGGCATAA
- a CDS encoding PhoH family protein, which translates to MAGYIRNKEAETIPSSRTLVVPGDDALRLLLGKQDENLRILEERFPVRVVVRGNEVTVQGKDEDVVSRVADFLEQIIDAAEHGHRIAPSDLNYGMDVLAEGEVANMRSLYDDVVCVTTRGKPVRPRTLGQKAYVEAMRKNDVTFCIGPAGTGKTYLAVAMAVTALKGGQVSRVVLVRPAVEAGENLGFLPGDLREKVEPYLRPLYDAFYDLFPPERFLRYVEKGVIEIAPLAYMRGRTLNESFIILDEAQNTTTEQMKMFLTRIGLGSRAVVTGDITQVDLPAAKESGLKAVQKVLVEIPGIAFVMLDAHDVVRNEIVQKIVKAYEIYELQKTEG; encoded by the coding sequence ATGGCAGGCTACATTCGCAATAAAGAGGCAGAGACCATTCCGTCGTCGCGGACTTTAGTGGTTCCCGGCGATGATGCCCTGAGGTTGCTCTTGGGGAAGCAGGATGAAAATCTGCGCATCCTCGAAGAGCGGTTCCCGGTGAGAGTTGTGGTGCGGGGAAACGAAGTCACCGTGCAGGGGAAAGACGAAGATGTGGTGTCCCGCGTGGCCGATTTTCTGGAACAGATCATAGACGCGGCCGAACACGGACATCGTATCGCACCCTCCGACCTGAACTACGGCATGGACGTCCTGGCAGAGGGCGAAGTGGCGAACATGCGCTCGCTTTATGACGATGTGGTCTGTGTCACCACTCGGGGTAAGCCTGTGAGGCCCAGGACGTTGGGGCAAAAGGCTTATGTCGAGGCCATGAGAAAGAACGACGTGACGTTTTGCATAGGACCGGCGGGCACCGGAAAGACATATCTGGCTGTGGCCATGGCTGTGACTGCCCTGAAGGGTGGCCAAGTGAGCCGCGTGGTATTGGTGCGTCCCGCCGTGGAGGCCGGGGAGAATTTGGGGTTTCTGCCCGGGGACTTGAGGGAAAAGGTCGAACCCTACCTTCGTCCGCTATACGATGCCTTTTACGATCTTTTCCCGCCGGAGCGTTTCCTGCGCTACGTCGAAAAGGGTGTTATCGAGATAGCGCCTTTGGCCTATATGCGAGGGCGCACGCTGAACGAGAGCTTTATCATCCTCGACGAAGCCCAAAATACCACCACCGAGCAGATGAAGATGTTTTTGACGCGCATCGGGTTGGGTTCCAGGGCCGTCGTCACGGGCGACATAACGCAGGTCGATCTTCCGGCAGCGAAGGAGTCGGGCCTTAAGGCTGTCCAGAAGGTCCTCGTGGAGATACCGGGCATAGCTTTCGTCATGCTCGATGCTCACGATGTGGTGAGGAACGAGATCGTACAGAAGATCGTGAAGGCTTATGAGATTTACGAGCTACAGAAAACCGAAGGGTAA